From one Brevibacterium sp. 'Marine' genomic stretch:
- a CDS encoding alpha/beta hydrolase: MTVETVRLFDETRTDWFSELQPRPIPVRLWVPDGSLEQVPLILLSHGTGGAAEDFDWLAERLNAEGFLVAGVDHYGNTYNGDYLPEGFAFNWERPRDVSFLLNSLIRSQDIDTSRIGAVGFSIGGFTVAALLGAEIDPAIMSAVIDGTVPAPALPEFPDLIPTLRAKLDADALSGAVADGTGTLADSRIRAGFAIAPAIGRLVDQQSLARVSAPFELRWGGADDITPPEDNALVYLEAVPTAQGRCVGDEVGHYDFLGDRDDPWGVRRQVAEDVATFFRGTL; the protein is encoded by the coding sequence ATGACCGTAGAGACAGTGAGACTTTTCGACGAAACCCGTACGGACTGGTTCTCAGAATTGCAGCCTCGTCCGATCCCTGTGCGGCTGTGGGTTCCAGACGGCAGTCTTGAACAAGTCCCGCTGATTCTCCTCTCCCACGGCACTGGAGGAGCGGCGGAGGACTTCGACTGGCTCGCTGAGCGGCTGAATGCTGAAGGATTCCTCGTTGCCGGAGTCGACCACTACGGCAACACCTACAACGGGGACTACCTTCCAGAGGGGTTCGCCTTCAACTGGGAACGGCCACGTGATGTGTCATTCCTCCTCAACAGCCTTATCAGAAGCCAAGATATCGACACTTCCCGCATCGGTGCGGTCGGCTTTTCCATCGGCGGTTTCACGGTTGCCGCACTTCTCGGCGCCGAGATCGATCCGGCGATCATGTCAGCAGTTATCGACGGCACCGTGCCGGCACCGGCACTGCCTGAGTTCCCCGACCTCATCCCGACGCTGCGCGCCAAGCTGGATGCGGATGCACTTTCGGGTGCTGTCGCCGACGGCACCGGGACTTTGGCTGACTCGCGGATCCGTGCGGGATTCGCAATTGCACCCGCGATCGGCCGCCTCGTCGACCAGCAGAGCTTGGCAAGGGTTTCGGCACCATTTGAACTTCGCTGGGGCGGTGCCGACGACATCACGCCTCCTGAGGACAACGCACTCGTCTATCTGGAGGCGGTGCCCACCGCACAGGGCCGATGCGTGGGAGACGAAGTGGGACACTACGACTTCCTCGGTGACCGTGATGATCCGTGGGGCGTCCGCAGGCAGGTCGCCGAGGACGTCGCAACGTTCTTTCGGGGGACGTTGTGA
- a CDS encoding DUF1707 domain-containing protein — MNASPLWSRFSADPRSYGQVRASDADRAVVSDVLSEGYALGQLDVDEFDERTEAAAAIKTLGEIPALIDDLVLADPADVEPGRLDDAGRAQALARLAEDRVPITPEQIDAAAQKYYRDRVRQSLLGAVAGPVGIVLAIWAFTSIARGEFIFFWPIFVIVPMLFGGLGRIAHKDEIIRNRKKELTRRARAHLGDAEAQRQLDQGEPPERDYEADFGTGLQPPHPSHPPYSPGQISRRDERDRGRGQRRHRRDNPWD; from the coding sequence ATGAACGCCAGTCCCCTCTGGTCGAGGTTCAGCGCAGATCCGCGATCGTATGGGCAGGTCCGGGCCTCGGATGCCGATCGCGCGGTCGTCAGTGATGTCCTCTCTGAAGGCTATGCCCTCGGTCAGCTCGACGTGGACGAATTCGATGAACGCACCGAGGCGGCCGCGGCGATCAAAACGCTCGGTGAGATCCCAGCGCTGATCGACGACCTCGTCCTTGCCGACCCCGCCGACGTCGAACCGGGCCGTCTCGATGATGCGGGGCGCGCGCAGGCACTGGCGCGGCTCGCGGAAGATCGGGTGCCGATCACGCCGGAGCAGATCGATGCTGCGGCACAGAAGTACTACCGAGATCGGGTGCGCCAGTCACTGCTCGGAGCCGTCGCGGGTCCGGTCGGAATCGTGCTGGCGATCTGGGCGTTCACGTCGATCGCGCGCGGTGAGTTCATCTTCTTCTGGCCGATCTTCGTCATCGTGCCCATGCTGTTCGGCGGGTTGGGGCGCATCGCGCACAAGGACGAGATCATCCGCAATCGGAAGAAGGAGCTCACCCGTCGAGCCCGGGCGCACCTCGGCGACGCCGAGGCCCAACGACAGCTCGACCAGGGCGAACCTCCCGAGCGAGATTACGAAGCCGACTTCGGTACGGGCCTGCAGCCGCCGCATCCGTCTCATCCGCCGTACTCTCCCGGGCAGATCTCCCGCCGCGATGAGAGAGACCGAGGCCGGGGGCAGCGCCGTCATCGCCGCGACAACCCCTGGGACTGA
- the groL gene encoding chaperonin GroEL (60 kDa chaperone family; promotes refolding of misfolded polypeptides especially under stressful conditions; forms two stacked rings of heptamers to form a barrel-shaped 14mer; ends can be capped by GroES; misfolded proteins enter the barrel where they are refolded when GroES binds): MAKMIAFDEEARRGLEAGLNQLADAVKVTLGPRGRNVVLEKQWGAPTITNDGVSIAKEIELEDPYEKIGAELVKEVAKKTDDVAGDGTTTATVLAQALVREGLRNVAAGADPLSLKRGIEKAVEAVTNVLLNNAIDIETKEQIAATAGISAGDPAIGELIAEAIDKVGKEGVVTVEESNTFGLELELTEGMRFDKGYISGYFVTDTDRQEAVLEDPYILIVNSKISNVKDLLPVLEKVQQSNKPLFIIAEDVEGEALAVLVLNKLKGTFKSVAVKAPGFGDRRKAQLADIAILTGGQVVSEEVGLKLDSVTTDLLGTARKVVITKDETTIVEGAGDAEEIAGRVAQIRAEIENSDSDYDREKLQERLAKLAGGVAVIKAGAATEVELKETKHRIEDAVRNAKAAVEEGIVAGGGVSLIQAGKAAFADLALSGDEATGANIVKVAIEAPLKQIATNAGLEAGVVADKVANLEAGFGLNAATGEYEDLLAAGINDPVKVTRSALQNAASIAGLFLTTESVVADKPEKAAAGADAAAGMDGMGGMGGMGF, encoded by the coding sequence GCTTGCGGACGCGGTCAAGGTGACCCTTGGACCCCGCGGTCGCAACGTCGTGCTCGAAAAGCAGTGGGGCGCACCGACCATCACCAATGATGGCGTCTCCATTGCCAAGGAGATCGAACTCGAGGACCCCTACGAGAAGATCGGCGCTGAGCTCGTCAAGGAAGTCGCCAAGAAGACCGACGACGTCGCAGGCGACGGAACCACCACCGCTACCGTGCTCGCACAGGCTCTCGTCCGCGAAGGCCTGCGCAACGTGGCAGCCGGTGCTGATCCGCTCAGCCTCAAGCGCGGCATCGAGAAGGCCGTTGAGGCCGTCACGAACGTCCTGCTGAACAACGCCATCGACATCGAGACCAAGGAACAGATCGCCGCCACCGCAGGCATCTCCGCCGGAGATCCCGCCATCGGTGAACTGATCGCCGAGGCCATCGACAAGGTCGGCAAGGAAGGCGTCGTCACCGTCGAGGAGTCCAACACCTTCGGACTCGAACTCGAACTGACCGAGGGTATGCGCTTCGACAAGGGCTACATCTCCGGTTACTTCGTCACCGACACCGATCGCCAGGAAGCTGTCCTTGAGGATCCCTACATCCTCATCGTCAACTCCAAGATCTCGAACGTGAAGGACCTGTTGCCCGTCCTCGAGAAGGTTCAGCAGTCCAACAAGCCGCTGTTCATCATCGCCGAAGACGTCGAGGGCGAAGCCCTGGCCGTCCTGGTGCTGAACAAGCTCAAGGGCACCTTCAAGTCCGTGGCCGTCAAGGCTCCGGGCTTCGGTGACCGTCGCAAGGCTCAGCTCGCCGATATCGCCATCCTCACCGGTGGCCAGGTCGTGTCCGAGGAAGTCGGGCTCAAGCTCGACAGCGTGACCACCGACCTGCTGGGCACCGCCCGCAAGGTCGTCATCACGAAGGACGAGACCACCATCGTCGAGGGTGCAGGAGACGCCGAGGAGATCGCCGGACGGGTCGCTCAGATCCGCGCCGAGATCGAGAACTCGGACTCCGACTACGACCGTGAGAAGCTGCAGGAACGTCTGGCCAAGCTGGCCGGCGGTGTTGCAGTCATCAAGGCCGGAGCCGCCACCGAGGTTGAGCTCAAGGAAACCAAGCACCGCATCGAAGATGCCGTGCGCAACGCCAAGGCTGCTGTGGAAGAGGGAATCGTCGCCGGTGGCGGCGTCTCGCTCATCCAGGCGGGCAAGGCCGCTTTCGCGGACCTCGCACTCTCCGGAGACGAGGCCACCGGTGCCAACATCGTCAAGGTTGCCATCGAAGCCCCGCTCAAGCAGATCGCCACGAACGCCGGCCTCGAAGCCGGTGTGGTTGCCGACAAGGTCGCGAACCTCGAAGCCGGATTCGGTCTCAACGCCGCAACCGGTGAGTACGAGGATCTGCTGGCTGCCGGCATCAACGACCCGGTCAAGGTGACCCGCTCTGCCCTGCAGAACGCCGCCTCGATCGCCGGTCTGTTCCTCACCACCGAGTCGGTCGTCGCCGACAAGCCCGAAAAGGCCGCCGCAGGTGCAGACGCAGCTGCCGGCATGGACGGCATGGGTGGAATGGGCGGCATGGGCTTCTGA